The Salvelinus namaycush isolate Seneca chromosome 19, SaNama_1.0, whole genome shotgun sequence DNA window aacggaatggagctaagcacaggcaaaatactagaggaaaacctggttcagtctgctttccacgacactgggagatgaattcacctttcagcagaacaatatcctaaaacacaaggccaaatctacactggagttgcttaccaagaagacagtgactgtttctgagtggcctagttacagtttggacttaaattgACTTggaaatctatggtaagacttgaaaatagctgtctaTCAACAAACAATTAGACAGAGCTTGGAGAATGTTGAAAAGAATaacgggcaaatgttgcacaatccaggtgtggaaagctcttagagacttacccagaaagactgacagctgtaatcactaacaaaggtgattctaacatgcattgactcaggAGGTTGAATATTTGTCTAATCAATATACATTAGtcttttatttttcattaatttttttacaaatgttagcatttttcttccacttgacaaaaaatgacaattaaataaaTTTGAATTCCTCATtttgtggaaaaggtcaaggggtgtgaatactttctgaaggcactttatatGATTGCTCACATGGTATATGATTGTTCACATGGTACGCTAcattgccaaaagtatgtggacgcctgctcgtcaaacatctcattccaaaatcatgggcattaatatgggaaggcttctgggaaggctttccactagatgttagaacattgctgcagggacttgcttccattcagccacaagagcgttagtgaggtcgggcactgatgttgggtgattaggcctggctcgcagtcggcgttccaattcatcccaaatgtgttccatggggttgaggtcagggatcttTGCAGGTCAGACacattcttccacaccgatctcaacaattcatttctatatggacctcgctttgtgcacagggttattgtcatgctgaaacaggaaagggtcttccccaaactgccacaaattggaagcacagaatcgtcaagaatgtcattgtatgctgtagcgttaagatttcccttcactgaaactaaggggcctaacccaaaccatgaaaaacagaattattcctccaccaccaaatttacagttggcactatgtattggggcaggtagtggtCTCCTggtatctgccaaacccagattcgccaGATGGTTAAGTGTgaatcatcactccagagaacgcattttcCATTGCACAtagtgattttaggcttgtgtgttgcagcttggccatggaaaccgatttcatgaagctcccgacgacgAGTtcatgtgctgacgttgcttccagaggcagtttggaactcggtagtgagtgttgcaaccgaagacagacgatttttacacgctacgcgcttcattattctagcagggcagaaatttgacgaactgacttattggaaaggtatcatcctatgatggtgacacgttaaaagtcactgagctcttcagtacgggccattctgcTGCCAACATTTGTCTATGGAAaattcatggctgtgtgctcgattttatagacctgtcagcaacgggtggaGCTGAAATAGCTGATCCACtgattttaaggggtgtccacatacttttggccatgtagtgtatatgcgTATATATCAAGTTCACATGGTATCTTATTCTTCAGTCTGTACACATTATTGATACAGACTGTGTGCTTTGCATATGATGAAATTAGTATTGAACAAATAAACAAATTAATATAATACTGAATTACATTGTTTTCGTGCCTTGATCACCTAAATATCTGATCATTTTCTAAATTCCACTCAGGGATAAAATgctgaggaggaaggaggaggtgtTCCAATGTTTGCTTAACTCCATATTCTTACGTTCCACAAACACTGAACCTGCAGTGCAAACCAGGCTACCTGAAAACAGATGGTAGACTGTTATATAAGTATTTGGATTTGTTGGACAGGATGAAATCATGTTTGATTTCGACACCTAAGTGACAGCTTTTACCTCTGGACATTTCCACATTTAAACAAAGATGGACTGAAAATGTATCTAGTGTGTTGAGTCGAGTTCTGACTAATGGATTGAGAGTAACGAATGTGCTTGTGCGTCTGTGAGGAGGGTGCCACCTGAGCAGACAGTCACCCAGCTCAACTATATAAAGGCTGGCCAGACCAAGAAGGGGCCAAGAAGCAGCTCCAGGGAGCCAAAGAGAGAAGAAACCAGCAGAGATCTACCTACGCACAGCAGGCAGCAAGGCACAGACTCCCCCTTTCTCACTGACACTCAACAGAGGGAACACAGGTGAGCAGCACCAAACCCCTAAAACTCATTTTCAACTGCTGATACCTCACATCAGGAAGTTTCTCTGAATTATATTAAATTCAGAATGAGATTCTCTTCTATGTGATGCTGTTTGGCTGAAGTtgcagatttttaaaaaacaatcTCCTATATCCACTGCTAATATCTAGGAGGTCAAAAGATGAAAGGCACCCACTCTTTCGCTGGACTTCTGCTCTTGATCATTGTTCAGAGCAGCTTGCAAATCCCGCAGGAGGACACAGAGGACAACTCCAGGTAAGAGCCTCAAACTCGGAGCAACTTCTGAACTCTGCACCATTCAGGttgaagctctctctctctgtctctctctctctctctcctctctctctcccctctccctctcctctctctctctctctctctctctctctctctctctctctctctctctctctctctctctctctctctctctctctctctctctctctctctctctctctctttctctctctctctctctctctctctctctctcctctctctctctcctctcagcatCCTGTAACTACTGACTTGTCTGTTTCTGCAGCCTATTGACAGAGGACTCTATGTTCAGCGAGCCAAGGGAGCTTTCAAACACGAAGAGACATTCAGAGGGAACATTCTCTAACGACTACAGTAAATATCTCGAGTCGAGACGAGTGCAAGACTTTGTCCAGTGGCTAATGAACTCCAAGAGAAGTGGGTGAgtgtttctttcttttttctcctGCTGGTGTGTCTGTTTTCCTCATTCCATTTCAAAAAGCAGTTGATCATCTTCCAATACGTGCCAGCTTAACCTGAAACTGTATGAACGCAGAACTTAAGAGATATGATGATGGAAATGTCAAATGTTTTTGCTGAGCTATAAACAAAGATAAAAATGCCCTACATTTTtatgacatactgtacatatttacTACATGTTGGTGATTTTCATGGTTTTATATGGTTTTAAGTTACAGCTCAGTAAAATCTTACTATAGCAGCTTAATAATGCACAGTGAATCAATATGTTTAACAACTGCTTATTTCTCATATATTATTAACTTTAAATAGTTACTATCAACACTATTAaatctctccatatttttttCAGGGGTCCCATCAAACGACATGCAGAGGGTACCTACACCAGCGACGTGAGCTCCTACCTGCAGGACCAGGCAGCCAAGGAGTTTGTGTCCTGGCTGAAGAATGGCCGAGGCAGACGAGAATAGGGCTCCTCTACTCAGCCCCAGAGTCCTAGTGTCTTATTACTCAGTCACAGAGTCCCAGTGTCTTATTACTCAGCCACAGAGTCCCAGTGTCTTATTACTCAGCCACGGAGTCCCAGTGTCTTATTACTCAGTCACAGAGTCCCAGTGTCTTATTACTCAGCCACAGAGTCCCAGTGTCTTATTACTCAGCCACAGAGTCCCAGTGTCTTATTACTCAGTCACAGAGTCCCAGTGTCTTATTACTCAGCCACAGAGTCCCGGTGTCTTATTACTCAGTCACAGAGTCCCAGTGTCTTATTACTCAGTCACAGAGTCCCAGTGTCTTATGTCTTACGAGCCCCCAGTCAAGAGAGAATGCAACTCATCCAGAATGACCCCCCTGTTCCATTTCCTGTTTTATAACCTGTATCCTCCTTCCTCTGGTCATGCTAATAAATCCCATAACAAGAAATTGTGTTGCCTGTCGATTGCTTTTGTTTGTTAACATAAAATGGTGACATACTGTATTAACTAAATGCTTCACTTTGTACTTCAAGGGCAATATTTTCAGTGTTAAAAAAGGAGGGGAACAAGATCGAATGGTTAAACAATAGCCTAATTAAAAGTTTGATAAAAAAACACTCTCCTTCTATAATTAACAGGTTCAAAACTTTGGTAAAACTGGCCCAAAATCTGTAGTCTGTACCTTGCTAATTTTGTGGAGAAAAATGTTAATAAACCATTATTCTTGCCATACAAACTGTATTCAAATATCCAAAGATACactcaaaagtatgtggacgccccgtcaaattagtggatttggctatttcagccacacccgttgctgacaggtgtataaaattgagcaagCAGCCATACAATCTCAGTGCtccgtgactttcaacgtggcaccgccaTAGGATGCCACGTTTCCAGTAAGTCAGTTTCATCA harbors:
- the LOC120063838 gene encoding glucagon-1-like translates to MKGTHSFAGLLLLIIVQSSLQIPQEDTEDNSSLLTEDSMFSEPRELSNTKRHSEGTFSNDYSKYLESRRVQDFVQWLMNSKRSGGPIKRHAEGTYTSDVSSYLQDQAAKEFVSWLKNGRGRRE